In Gammaproteobacteria bacterium, the genomic window GCTATGCAGCAATTCCCTTGAACGGTGCCGTCTAACTTTGCAGATGCCCTCTTGTTGGCCGATCTATCCACGCCGAAACAAAAGACGGCTCCTTCTCCGTGAATAAGACCCAATCACTATCCACATCCATCCCCAATATATCCGTAAGGAGATGTCGTATGTTCTACACCAAATGGAAGTTCAGCAGTCTCGCGGCTCTATTGATAGTGAGCCTTATATTTACTCCTGCCAGTGTATTTGCAGAAGCAGTGGAACCCAATGCGGGTGATCCACCTACATTGCGCGTATATGGCCTCAATAGCGAAGGTGCTGGGGATACAACAAGCTCCGCTGAGGATGCTCCCTATACTGGTGAAAAAGGTGTCAATTCCATTTTTGATCCTCAGGGAACGCAGGCGCCCGTTAAAGACTCCGTAACATGGAATCCGCTATGGATGTACGAAGATGAGACTTTTGATGAGAATCAAGCGCAGGGACTCTACCAGAAACTTTTCGCCGATGGCATCAATATCGCCGAAAAAGTTTGGCATCGCTTTTGGTATGAACCAAATCACCAGGACAAGGACTCGATCGCGTATCCAGCGATCATGCAGGAATTCACCTATATCCTGACTGAAGCGGCCCCTGCTGCATCTGTTCCCCAGCCTATTTCAGGCCCGGCGGGCAGTACACAATTTGTTTTCCCCGTCGGCATTGCTGATGGCCTATTGTTCGATCCATTCGGTTACGGACTGACAAGCTTGGATGCGGATTTTGATGGTTGGTCTGATATCGTGCAGATCGACAGCGAAGCCAGTCTTGCCGCAAAAACCGGTATTGACGCCGATTTCAACGCCAACGGCGTTTTGGACCCATTGAATGCAGATGGCGCCATGCTCAGTGGCGATGAACTGGTCGTACTCAGTATTGCGCCCAAATCAATACCTGTCGGAGGTCGTTTACAGTTTTTGGATCACGCGATTCAAGTGCAGAACGTAACCAATCAGGGTGTCACTGTCGAAATCCTGTACACCGGGGATTTGCTTCCGGCGATGGTGGGCGCCCAAACCTTAGGTGTGAATGAACTCTGGTCCTACAAGACCCGCTTGCCCGGAATTCCTGCCCCTGCACCCGCTACCATATCGTTGGGGGCATTCTTTGTGCAGGTAGTTGGCGTCGATCTGGGCACAGGTGTTGCACAACTCCGTGTAGGTCGTGCCTTGGGGGCCACCCATGCCACTATCGAAACGGGTGGGCCGACTCCTATCGATGACGAGCCACAAAATTCACTGAAACGCTTCTATGTGGATGGCCACCAGTACAATGTTGTGGCTATCGGTACAGAGGGTACAGACAACTTCAGCTTTATCACCATCCGCACCCCTGTTCCCAAAGCGCCGGTTACGATCAAGCAGCATTCTGTCCATTTGCAGGGCTACGGCTTCTTCGAATGGCTGCCAATGATGCCTCCCTTTAACTATGAGCATTACATCATTAACGACGTACAAACAGACCACACCGGTCGGTTAATGGGTGATTCCTTTGGTCCTGTACCACCCATCCTCCAGAATCCTAACTGGCTGCCTTACACGGCCTTTCGACGCGACGGGAATGGTCCGACGTACTCGCAACGCCAAGCTATGCGGGCTGTCTATGTAAGAGAAGAGTTGAATCCCCAGTATCGAGGGCAGTTACTGCAGGTGTATAAGGAAGGGGATGACGGCAGCGAAAGCTTTGGAGTCCAACGTTGGAATACAATGCCTTCCAGCTTCACCGAATTTTTACTGCCCGATATCCCTGGCTTTAGAGATCTTTATCTCTTTACCGGTGCTTTCACGGCGCCGCAGAGTGGTAACCATCGGGTCAAGCTCTGGTTTGATCCGGCCGCTAGTGGAGCGAAATACAAGTCGCCTGCCTGGTTGCGAGTCTATGGCCAAGGCAACGAAGGAGCGGGTGACACCAGTGCCAGCGATCCCGGGAATGCAGACTATCCTGTGGAGGTCGCGCCTTATACAGATCCCGAAGCGCCCTTTGATCCGCTGGCCGAACAGGCGCCGATCAAAGACTCTATCACTTTCAATCCAGCTTTCATGAGCGAATTTCAAAGTTGTCAGGCGGATCCATTGGTGAGAACACTGTATCCTGCCATCTCTATTGATGCCCATGATGCGCTGGAGAAGGTCTTCTTCCGCATGTGGTATGAACCGAATTACTTAGACAAAATTTTGGGGCCGGACAATGAGTACCGCTTCCCCGCGCTTCTGCAAGAGTTCACCTATATGTATCTGAATACGGCTGACCAGCCGACCTACGCACAGCCAGGCTTCAGTAGTTTTGTCTTTCCATCTGCTACTGACTGGCCCACGTTGTGGGGACGCTTCGGCGGTGGTCTAACGACCTTCGATGCCGATTTTGATGGTCAAAACGACGATATCGTGCGGTTGCACAGTGAACAAACACTAGCCGAAGCCACCGGCATTACGGCAGATTTCGACGGCGATGGAACGCTTGATGCGTTGGATTCCGACAGCGATATGAATGGGAATGAAATGGTAGTCTTCGCTGTCGAAGATATCACCCTCAGTCTGGCGACGCCTGAGACCAGCTTTGCTCAGTTCCTGGATCACATGGTGCAATTCCAAGGCATTACGTCCAATGGTCGAGTGCTCCTGCAATTGTGGAACACCGGTGGAGGATTGGAACGGCTGCCCGGTGGCGGGTATAACATTGCGCCCCACGAAGTGGGAGTAACGCTGCCCTATGCAGTGGGCTCAATGGGGATCGTTGGCCGCAACAAAGTCAATGTGCGCCAGATCCCACCCGGCGGCGGAAACTTGGGTGAAGTCGACGGTGGCTGGTTCGTTTACATAAACGACATCAATTCAAATGCTGGCACCGTCTCTGTTACTATCGGACGCGCCTTGGGAGCCACGCACTCAGCTATCGATAACAATGCTGGTCGGCACGATCTGACCCCCGGAGATCCGTGGTATCTCAAGCGTTTCTTCGTTGATGGCCACGAATACAACGTGGTTGCCATCCGCACCCATGAGATCTCGAATGGTCGTTACGGTTTCAAGTACATCACCATTCGCACGCCTGTGCCGAAAGCCCCATTTGTTAATCGTCAAGATTCGCTGGTGCTACAACACTACCTGCCCAATGGCGCCACCATCATCTCGGTGATGCCGCCTTTCAATATCGACGGGCACACCATCGCCGAGGATGTCCTGGCCAATCAGAATGACGTCGGTGTACTTGGCGCATCCGTGTGTCGTCCGCCAATGGATGTACTTTTGATGGAAGAGGCCATCGAAGACGAGTTCTTCGGTGAACTCAAAGAGGTGTTGAAGGTCGTCGACGGTAAATTGGTATGGACCAACCAGTCCTACCACACCCTCCCAGACGCCTACACAACTCTTGCTTTCCCGGCTGGCGAACTGTATCTGCTCACCAATGACTGGAAAGACGAGAACGGCAACACCGTTCAGTTCTGGTACCAACCAGGGGTTTCTCAGGATCTCTTTGTAGACCCTCCAGCGCTTTACATTGAACCATCAGCTTTCAAAAGAAGCGGCGGCGCCGTGACGAAGGCGGCGCCCGCCGCAACCGCAGATGGGAAGATGATTCATGTTGTGCAACGTGGCGAGTCGCTCTGGAAGATCGCAACGCAGTATGGCGTCTCTCTGCAATC contains:
- a CDS encoding LysM peptidoglycan-binding domain-containing protein, translating into MDVLLMEEAIEDEFFGELKEVLKVVDGKLVWTNQSYHTLPDAYTTLAFPAGELYLLTNDWKDENGNTVQFWYQPGVSQDLFVDPPALYIEPSAFKRSGGAVTKAAPAATADGKMIHVVQRGESLWKIATQYGVSLQSVIDANNLANPRMLVSGQRLIIPTH